In Phaeobacter gallaeciensis DSM 26640, a genomic segment contains:
- a CDS encoding carboxymuconolactone decarboxylase family protein: MSDAKNPFEAMMAQAQDMAKALNPALESFSPTGAFKEFESLWPTMPKDVMEMMFGNTVNTGGLDAKTRLLLTLAGLTMQGAQADSAVRQTVRHALEAGAKKQEIVETIGQMSVFAGIPAMTRALELAQEVMDAKGDDET, encoded by the coding sequence ATGAGCGACGCCAAGAATCCATTTGAGGCCATGATGGCCCAGGCTCAGGACATGGCCAAAGCCCTGAACCCCGCGTTGGAGAGCTTCTCTCCCACCGGTGCGTTCAAGGAGTTTGAGTCGCTGTGGCCGACAATGCCGAAGGACGTCATGGAAATGATGTTCGGCAATACAGTCAACACCGGCGGTCTGGATGCCAAAACCCGCCTGTTGCTGACGCTGGCGGGGCTGACAATGCAGGGCGCACAGGCAGATTCCGCCGTGCGCCAGACCGTGCGCCATGCCCTAGAGGCCGGCGCGAAGAAACAAGAGATCGTTGAAACGATCGGACAGATGTCGGTCTTTGCCGGCATCCCGGCCATGACCCGCGCGCTGGAGCTGGCGCAAGAGGTGATGGACGCCAAAGGGGACGATGAAACATGA
- the nuoI gene encoding NADH-quinone oxidoreductase subunit NuoI: MANIDYTRAAKYFLLQDFWVGFKLGLKYFFAPKATLNYPHEKGPLSPRFRGEHALRRYPNGEERCIACKLCEAVCPAQAITIDAEPREDGSRRTTRYDIDMTKCIYCGFCQEACPVDAIVEGPNFEFATETREELFYDKDKLLSNGERWEAEIARNLELDAPYR, from the coding sequence ATGGCGAACATCGACTACACCCGCGCCGCCAAATACTTCCTGCTGCAGGATTTCTGGGTCGGCTTCAAACTGGGGCTGAAGTATTTCTTTGCCCCCAAGGCAACCCTGAACTACCCGCATGAGAAGGGCCCGCTGTCGCCCCGTTTCCGCGGCGAACACGCCCTGCGCCGTTACCCCAACGGTGAGGAGCGCTGCATCGCCTGTAAACTCTGCGAGGCGGTCTGCCCGGCGCAGGCGATCACCATCGACGCGGAACCGCGCGAAGACGGCAGCCGCCGCACCACGCGCTATGACATCGACATGACCAAATGCATCTACTGCGGTTTCTGCCAGGAAGCCTGCCCGGTGGATGCCATTGTCGAAGGGCCGAATTTCGAATTCGCCACCGAGACCCGTGAGGAGCTGTTCTACGACAAGGATAAACTGCTGTCGAACGGCGAACGCTGGGAAGCTGAGATTGCCCGCAACCTCGAACTGGACGCGCCTTACAGATGA
- the nuoH gene encoding NADH-quinone oxidoreductase subunit NuoH: protein MAEFFNTPGGIAVLILAQVLAVVAFVMISLLFLVYGDRKIWAAVQMRRGPNVVGVYGLLQSVADALKYVVKEVVIPAGSDRAVFILAPLTSFVLAMIAWAVIPFNDGWVLSDINVAILYVFAVSSLEVYGVIMGGWASNSKYPFLGSLRSAAQMISYEVSIGLIIVGVIISTGSMNFGDIVRAQDGDLGLLNWYWIPHFPMVFLFFISALAETNRPPFDLPEAESELVAGYQVEYSATPFLLFMAGEYIAIFLMCSLTTLLFFGGWLSPIPGLPDGVLWMVAKMAFFFFLFAMVKAITPRYRYDQLMRLGWKVFLPFSLAWVVFVSFAAKFDWFWGIFARWTVGG, encoded by the coding sequence ATGGCTGAATTCTTTAACACCCCAGGCGGCATTGCTGTACTGATCCTGGCGCAAGTGCTTGCAGTTGTTGCCTTTGTCATGATTTCGCTTCTGTTCCTCGTTTACGGGGATCGCAAGATCTGGGCGGCAGTCCAGATGCGCAGAGGCCCCAATGTGGTGGGCGTTTACGGCCTGCTGCAATCGGTGGCGGATGCGCTCAAATATGTGGTCAAGGAAGTTGTGATCCCGGCCGGTTCTGACCGGGCGGTCTTCATTCTGGCACCGCTGACCAGTTTTGTTCTGGCGATGATCGCCTGGGCGGTGATCCCCTTCAACGACGGCTGGGTGCTCTCGGATATCAACGTCGCCATCCTCTATGTGTTCGCGGTCTCCTCGCTTGAGGTTTACGGCGTGATCATGGGGGGCTGGGCGTCGAACTCGAAATACCCGTTCCTCGGCTCCTTGCGCTCTGCGGCACAGATGATCTCCTATGAGGTCTCTATCGGTTTGATCATCGTTGGTGTGATCATCTCCACCGGCTCAATGAACTTTGGCGATATCGTGCGCGCGCAGGATGGCGATCTGGGTCTCTTGAACTGGTACTGGATCCCGCACTTCCCGATGGTCTTCCTGTTCTTCATCTCGGCGCTGGCAGAAACCAACCGCCCGCCGTTTGACCTGCCGGAAGCGGAATCGGAACTGGTTGCGGGCTATCAGGTGGAATACTCGGCAACCCCGTTCCTCTTGTTCATGGCTGGTGAATATATTGCCATCTTCCTGATGTGCTCGCTGACAACCCTGCTGTTCTTTGGCGGCTGGCTGTCCCCGATCCCGGGCCTGCCGGATGGGGTGCTGTGGATGGTTGCCAAAATGGCATTCTTCTTCTTCCTCTTCGCGATGGTGAAGGCGATCACCCCGCGCTACCGCTACGATCAGCTGATGCGTCTGGGCTGGAAAGTGTTCCTGCCGTTCTCGCTGGCCTGGGTGGTCTTCGTGTCCTTTGCTGCAAAATTTGACTGGTTCTGGGGCATCTTCGCCCGCTGGACCGTGGGAGGCTAA
- the nuoG gene encoding NADH-quinone oxidoreductase subunit NuoG, whose protein sequence is MSDLRKINIDGTEIEVDGAMTLIQACEEAGVEIPRFCYHERLSIAGNCRMCLVEVVGGPPKPAASCAMQVRDLRPGPEGQAPQVKTNSPMVKKAREGVMEFLLINHPLDCPICDQGGECDLQDQAMAYGVDFSRFREAKRAVDDLDLGPLVGTAMTRCISCTRCVRFTTEVAGITQMGQTGRGEDSEITSYLNETLDSNLQGNIIDLCPVGALTSKPYAFTARPWELTKTETIDVMDALGSNIRVDTKGREVMRILPRNHDGVNEEWISDKTRFVWDGLRRQRLDRPYVRVDGKLKPATWPEALEAAATAMKGKKIAGLIGDLAPVEAAFALKQLVEGQGGKVECRTDKARLPIGNRAAYVGTATIEDIDSAKAIMLIGTDSRNEAPVLNARLRKAWINGANIGLIGQPVDLTYDYAHLGSDRAALEALVNGETEGAIGKDTLVIVGQGALREADGLAVLAQAQKYAALTESKLMVLHTAAARVGAMDVNAVTEGGVEAAIDGAEVIYNLGADEVEIDAGTTVIYQGSHGDRGAHRADIILPGAAYTEENGLFVNTEGRPQLAMRASFAPGEAKENWAILRALSAELDAKLSYDSLAQLRSALVAEVPHLARIDEVADNEGPALEVEAMGKAAFLPAVKDFYLTNPIARSSQLMAELSAGAKARGAEKIAAE, encoded by the coding sequence ATGTCTGACCTCCGCAAGATCAACATTGACGGAACCGAGATTGAGGTGGATGGGGCGATGACCCTGATCCAGGCCTGTGAAGAGGCCGGGGTGGAAATTCCCCGGTTCTGCTATCATGAGCGTCTGTCCATCGCCGGCAATTGCCGTATGTGCCTGGTTGAGGTCGTTGGCGGTCCGCCAAAACCTGCCGCGTCCTGTGCGATGCAGGTTCGCGATTTGCGCCCCGGTCCTGAGGGGCAGGCACCGCAGGTGAAGACCAATTCACCCATGGTGAAAAAGGCCCGCGAAGGGGTGATGGAGTTCCTGCTCATCAACCACCCGCTGGACTGCCCGATTTGCGATCAGGGCGGCGAGTGTGATCTTCAGGATCAGGCTATGGCCTATGGCGTGGACTTCTCGCGTTTCCGCGAAGCCAAGCGTGCGGTTGATGATCTGGATCTGGGGCCGCTGGTCGGCACCGCAATGACCCGCTGCATTTCCTGCACCCGCTGCGTCCGCTTCACCACCGAGGTGGCAGGCATCACCCAGATGGGCCAGACCGGCCGGGGTGAGGACAGCGAGATCACCTCCTATCTGAACGAGACACTGGACTCGAACCTGCAAGGCAACATCATCGATCTTTGCCCGGTTGGGGCGCTGACGTCGAAACCCTACGCCTTCACCGCGCGTCCGTGGGAACTGACCAAGACCGAGACCATCGACGTGATGGACGCGCTTGGCTCCAACATCCGCGTGGACACCAAAGGCCGCGAAGTGATGCGGATCCTGCCGCGCAACCATGACGGCGTGAACGAGGAGTGGATCAGCGACAAGACCCGCTTTGTCTGGGACGGGCTGCGCCGCCAGCGTTTGGATCGCCCTTACGTGCGTGTTGATGGCAAGTTGAAGCCCGCCACCTGGCCGGAAGCGCTGGAGGCAGCCGCCACCGCGATGAAGGGCAAGAAAATTGCCGGTCTGATCGGTGATCTGGCCCCGGTTGAGGCGGCTTTTGCTCTGAAGCAGCTGGTCGAAGGGCAGGGCGGCAAGGTGGAATGCCGGACCGACAAGGCCCGTTTGCCCATCGGCAACCGCGCGGCCTATGTTGGCACCGCAACCATCGAAGATATCGACAGCGCCAAGGCAATCATGCTGATCGGCACCGACTCGCGCAATGAAGCACCGGTACTGAACGCGCGCCTGCGCAAAGCCTGGATCAATGGCGCCAACATCGGCCTGATTGGTCAGCCCGTCGATCTCACCTATGACTATGCCCATCTCGGCAGCGACCGCGCAGCACTTGAGGCGCTGGTCAATGGTGAAACCGAAGGCGCGATTGGCAAGGACACGCTGGTCATCGTCGGGCAGGGCGCCCTGCGTGAGGCTGATGGCCTGGCGGTGCTGGCACAAGCACAGAAATATGCGGCGCTGACCGAAAGCAAGCTGATGGTGCTGCACACCGCTGCGGCCCGTGTTGGCGCAATGGATGTGAATGCCGTCACCGAAGGCGGCGTCGAAGCCGCCATTGACGGGGCTGAGGTGATCTACAACCTTGGCGCGGATGAGGTCGAAATCGATGCTGGCACTACGGTGATCTACCAAGGTTCGCATGGGGATCGCGGTGCGCATCGTGCCGACATCATTCTCCCGGGTGCGGCTTATACCGAAGAGAACGGCCTGTTCGTGAACACCGAAGGTCGCCCGCAGTTGGCTATGCGCGCAAGCTTTGCGCCGGGCGAAGCGAAGGAAAACTGGGCTATCCTGCGCGCGCTGAGTGCTGAGCTGGACGCCAAGCTTTCCTATGACTCGCTGGCACAGCTGCGCAGTGCGCTGGTCGCAGAGGTGCCTCATCTGGCCCGCATCGACGAGGTGGCCGACAACGAGGGTCCGGCACTTGAGGTTGAGGCAATGGGCAAGGCCGCCTTCCTGCCGGCGGTCAAGGATTTCTACCTGACCAACCCGATTGCGCGGTCTTCGCAGCTGATGGCAGAACTGTCGGCGGGTGCAAAGGCGCGCGGCGCCGAGAAGATCGCGGCGGAGTGA
- a CDS encoding DUF5333 domain-containing protein, translating to MRTLIATCATCLMVLPSIAAAKPSLRDVQEIEDPLFAVALAKEVSDHCDSISARYFKGLTELRRLRTRANALGYTDSEIRAYIGSDTEKARMRAKGERFLAQNGVSYEKTETFCAFGRAEIKKNSAIGVLLRAK from the coding sequence ATGCGAACCCTGATTGCAACCTGTGCCACCTGCCTGATGGTATTGCCTTCTATAGCGGCGGCGAAGCCATCTCTGCGCGACGTGCAGGAGATTGAAGACCCACTGTTTGCGGTCGCGCTGGCTAAGGAAGTATCGGACCACTGCGACAGCATATCCGCGCGTTATTTCAAAGGGCTGACAGAGCTGCGCCGCCTGCGCACGCGCGCCAATGCCCTCGGCTATACGGATAGTGAAATCCGCGCCTACATCGGCTCGGACACGGAAAAAGCCCGGATGCGGGCCAAGGGAGAACGCTTCCTGGCGCAAAACGGGGTCTCTTACGAGAAAACGGAAACATTCTGTGCGTTTGGTCGTGCGGAAATCAAGAAAAACAGCGCGATCGGCGTTTTACTGAGGGCGAAATAG
- the nuoF gene encoding NADH-quinone oxidoreductase subunit NuoF has translation MLKDQDRIFTNLYGMHERTLAGAKQRGHWDGTAGIIEKGRDWIIQNMKDSGLRGRGGAGFPTGLKWSFMPKESDGRPSYLVINADESEPGTCKDREIMRHDPHTLIEGALIASFAMNAHTCYIYLRGEYVREREALQAAIDECYDQGLLGRNAAGSGWDFDVFLHHGAGAYICGEETALIESLEGKKGMPRMKPPFPAGAGLYGCPTTVNNVESIAVVPTILRRGPDWFAGFGRQNNAGTKLFAISGHVNNPCVVEEAMSISFEELIEKHCGGIRGGWDNLLAVIPGGSSVPCVRGEKMKDAIMDFDYLRGELGSGLGTAAVIVMDKQTDIIKAIWRLSKFYKHESCGQCTPCREGTGWMMRVMDRLVKGEAELEEIDMLWDVTKQVEGHTICALGDAAAWPIQGLIRNFREEIEDRIKAQKSGRMGAMAAE, from the coding sequence ATGCTGAAGGACCAGGACCGGATCTTTACCAACCTTTACGGGATGCATGAGCGCACATTGGCGGGCGCAAAACAGCGGGGCCATTGGGATGGCACTGCGGGCATCATCGAAAAAGGGCGGGACTGGATCATTCAGAACATGAAGGATTCCGGCCTGCGCGGACGCGGTGGTGCGGGCTTCCCGACCGGCCTGAAATGGTCTTTCATGCCGAAGGAGAGCGACGGTCGCCCCTCCTATCTGGTCATCAACGCCGATGAATCCGAACCGGGCACCTGCAAAGACCGCGAGATCATGCGCCATGATCCGCATACGCTGATCGAGGGGGCGCTGATCGCGTCCTTCGCGATGAATGCGCATACCTGCTACATCTACCTGCGCGGCGAATACGTCCGTGAGCGCGAGGCGCTGCAGGCCGCGATTGACGAATGCTATGATCAGGGGCTGCTGGGGCGCAATGCAGCCGGATCCGGCTGGGATTTTGACGTCTTCCTGCACCACGGGGCAGGGGCCTATATCTGCGGCGAGGAAACCGCCCTGATTGAAAGCCTTGAGGGCAAGAAGGGCATGCCACGGATGAAGCCGCCGTTCCCGGCGGGCGCGGGCCTCTATGGCTGCCCGACCACGGTGAACAACGTGGAATCCATCGCCGTGGTACCGACCATTCTGCGCCGTGGCCCGGATTGGTTTGCAGGCTTTGGCCGTCAGAACAACGCGGGCACCAAACTCTTTGCGATCTCTGGCCACGTCAACAACCCCTGTGTTGTCGAGGAAGCCATGAGCATCTCCTTTGAGGAGCTGATCGAGAAGCACTGTGGCGGTATTCGCGGCGGTTGGGACAACTTGCTGGCGGTCATTCCCGGTGGCTCCTCTGTTCCCTGCGTACGCGGCGAAAAGATGAAAGACGCCATCATGGACTTTGACTATCTGCGCGGCGAACTGGGCTCCGGTCTTGGCACCGCAGCGGTCATCGTGATGGACAAACAGACCGACATCATCAAGGCGATCTGGCGTCTGTCCAAGTTCTACAAACACGAGAGCTGTGGCCAGTGTACGCCCTGCCGCGAAGGCACCGGCTGGATGATGCGGGTGATGGATCGCCTGGTAAAAGGCGAGGCCGAGCTGGAAGAAATTGACATGCTGTGGGACGTGACCAAGCAGGTTGAGGGCCACACTATCTGTGCGCTTGGTGATGCGGCAGCCTGGCCAATTCAGGGTTTGATCCGCAACTTCCGAGAGGAAATTGAAGATCGCATCAAGGCACAAAAGTCCGGGCGCATGGGCGCCATGGCGGCTGAATAA
- a CDS encoding DUF5337 domain-containing protein has translation MSVEHDKALAAKGRHIALVIAATMLGWLAMSLFIGPALGLAGRYALLFDFAALAGFIYAAVNIFQLWRMRQDSQR, from the coding sequence ATGAGCGTAGAACACGACAAAGCACTGGCAGCAAAGGGGCGGCACATCGCGTTGGTGATTGCCGCAACCATGCTTGGTTGGTTGGCGATGTCGCTATTCATCGGACCCGCACTGGGGCTCGCCGGACGCTACGCTCTGCTGTTTGATTTCGCGGCCCTTGCGGGCTTCATCTATGCAGCGGTCAACATTTTTCAACTCTGGCGGATGCGCCAGGACAGCCAAAGGTAG
- a CDS encoding NADH-quinone oxidoreductase subunit E, with amino-acid sequence MLRRLHSEQPESFAFTPDNQTWAEAQITKFPDGRQASAIIPLLWRAQEQEGWLTKPAIEYVADMLGMAYIRALEVASFYFMFQLQPTGSIAHVQICGTTSCMICGAEDLIAVCQEKIANKPFTLSADGKFTWEEVECLGACTNAPMAQIGKDYYEDLTAEGFAKLLDDLAAGQVPLPGPQNGRYAAEPKSGLTSLTEYESGKTQYNASVQLAADIGDTVKRIDGTEVPILTPWIGKDGKVAGRDSADTPPPAPKTPLPAVKQAEVAKAKPAAPKKAAPKKAGVGEPSSPEGAATEAAAGVEEKPETLTAARDGGADDLKMLKGVGPKLEQTLNDLGFFHFDQIAAWTDEQVAWVDSRLKFKGRIVRDGWIEQSRQLAAGEETDFAKKAKADDRYKDD; translated from the coding sequence ATGCTTCGTCGTCTGCATTCCGAACAACCCGAGAGCTTTGCTTTCACGCCTGACAACCAGACGTGGGCCGAGGCACAGATTACCAAATTCCCCGATGGCCGTCAGGCCAGCGCGATCATTCCGCTGCTGTGGCGCGCTCAGGAGCAGGAAGGCTGGTTGACCAAGCCTGCGATTGAATATGTCGCGGATATGTTGGGCATGGCCTATATTCGTGCACTTGAGGTGGCGTCGTTTTACTTCATGTTCCAGCTGCAACCGACTGGTTCGATTGCACATGTCCAGATTTGCGGCACCACCTCCTGCATGATCTGCGGGGCGGAGGATCTGATTGCGGTCTGTCAGGAGAAGATCGCGAACAAGCCCTTCACCTTGTCGGCAGATGGCAAGTTCACATGGGAAGAGGTCGAATGCCTTGGCGCTTGCACCAACGCGCCCATGGCTCAGATTGGTAAGGATTACTACGAAGATCTGACCGCCGAAGGTTTTGCGAAACTGCTTGATGATCTGGCGGCTGGCCAGGTGCCACTGCCGGGTCCGCAGAACGGACGCTACGCGGCAGAGCCGAAGTCTGGACTGACCTCGCTGACCGAATATGAGAGCGGCAAGACACAGTACAATGCCTCTGTGCAGCTGGCAGCTGACATCGGTGATACCGTCAAGCGTATCGACGGTACTGAAGTACCGATCCTGACGCCGTGGATCGGCAAGGATGGCAAGGTGGCAGGTCGCGACAGCGCCGATACCCCGCCGCCTGCGCCAAAGACACCGCTTCCCGCTGTGAAGCAGGCTGAGGTCGCCAAGGCGAAACCTGCCGCGCCGAAGAAGGCCGCACCGAAAAAAGCGGGTGTTGGTGAGCCGTCTTCTCCTGAAGGGGCCGCGACCGAGGCGGCTGCCGGTGTTGAGGAAAAGCCAGAAACGCTGACTGCAGCCCGCGATGGCGGTGCAGATGATCTGAAGATGTTGAAAGGTGTCGGTCCCAAGCTGGAGCAGACCCTGAACGATCTCGGGTTCTTCCACTTCGACCAGATCGCAGCCTGGACCGACGAGCAGGTCGCCTGGGTCGACAGCCGGTTGAAGTTCAAGGGACGCATCGTCCGCGATGGCTGGATCGAACAGTCCCGGCAGCTTGCGGCAGGTGAAGAAACGGACTTCGCCAAGAAGGCCAAGGCCGACGATCGCTACAAAGACGACTGA
- a CDS encoding NADH-quinone oxidoreductase subunit D has protein sequence MDGSKMDDALTGEQKIRNFNINFGPQHPAAHGVLRLVLELDGEIVERCDPHIGLLHRGTEKLMESRTYLQNLPYFDRLDYVAPMNQEHAWCLAIEKLTGVEVPRRASLIRVLYSEIGRILNHLLNVTTQAMDVGALTPPLWGFEEREKLMIFYERACGARLHAAYFRPGGVHQDLPDALIDDIEAWTHTFPAVMDDIDGLLTENRIFKQRNADIGIVTEEDILNYGFSGVMVRGSGLAWDLRRSQPYECYDEFDFQIPVGKNGDCYDRYLVRMEEMRQSLSIIRQCIGKLRETPGDILARGKLTPPKRGDMKTSMESLIHHFKLYTEGFHVPAGEVYAAVEAPKGEFGVYLVADGTNKPYRAKLRAPGFLHLQAMDYVAKGHQLADVAAIIGTMDVVFGEIDR, from the coding sequence ATGGACGGCTCCAAAATGGATGACGCCTTGACCGGCGAACAGAAGATCCGTAACTTCAACATCAACTTCGGCCCGCAACACCCAGCTGCACATGGTGTTTTGCGTCTGGTGCTGGAGCTGGACGGCGAGATTGTTGAGCGCTGTGATCCGCATATCGGCCTGCTGCATCGCGGCACCGAAAAGCTGATGGAAAGCCGGACCTACCTGCAGAACCTGCCGTATTTCGACCGCCTCGATTATGTGGCGCCGATGAACCAGGAACATGCCTGGTGTCTGGCCATTGAAAAGCTGACCGGCGTGGAAGTGCCGCGTCGCGCGTCACTCATCCGTGTGCTCTATTCTGAGATTGGCCGGATTCTTAATCATCTGCTGAACGTGACCACGCAGGCGATGGACGTTGGCGCGCTGACCCCGCCGCTCTGGGGCTTTGAAGAGCGCGAAAAGCTGATGATCTTCTACGAGCGGGCCTGTGGCGCGCGCTTGCACGCGGCCTATTTCCGCCCCGGCGGTGTTCATCAGGACCTGCCTGACGCGCTGATCGACGATATTGAGGCCTGGACGCATACGTTCCCGGCGGTGATGGATGATATCGACGGGTTGTTGACCGAAAACCGGATCTTCAAGCAGCGTAACGCCGATATCGGTATCGTGACCGAAGAAGATATCCTCAACTACGGCTTCTCCGGTGTCATGGTGCGGGGCTCTGGCCTGGCATGGGATCTGCGTCGTTCGCAGCCTTATGAATGCTATGATGAGTTCGATTTCCAGATCCCGGTCGGCAAGAACGGTGACTGCTATGATCGCTACCTTGTCCGTATGGAAGAGATGCGCCAGTCCCTGTCGATCATCCGCCAGTGTATCGGCAAACTGCGGGAAACACCCGGTGACATTCTGGCCCGTGGTAAACTGACCCCGCCGAAACGCGGCGATATGAAAACCTCGATGGAGAGCCTGATCCACCACTTCAAGCTCTACACCGAAGGGTTCCACGTCCCCGCTGGTGAGGTCTATGCCGCTGTTGAGGCGCCTAAGGGGGAATTCGGGGTCTATCTGGTTGCAGATGGTACCAACAAACCCTACCGCGCCAAGCTGCGCGCGCCTGGCTTCCTGCATCTGCAGGCCATGGATTATGTGGCCAAGGGCCACCAACTCGCCGACGTCGCTGCCATTATCGGCACCATGGACGTCGTATTTGGAGAGATTGACCGCTAA
- a CDS encoding NADH-quinone oxidoreductase subunit C, with the protein MTEALNELGTQIAAKRPDCVIGWDVSFGELNVDVAPSNLAGFVEFLKADATCKFSSLVDITAVDYPDRPKRFDVVYHFLSMYQNQRIRLRVSIREDEMLPSIVGIHPSANWFEREVFDMFGILFTGHPDLRRILTDYGFRGYPLRKDFPTTGYTEVRYDEAQKRVVYEPVSLVQEYRQFDFMSPWEGAEYILPGDEREGAK; encoded by the coding sequence ATGACTGAAGCCCTGAACGAACTCGGCACCCAGATCGCGGCCAAGCGCCCAGATTGCGTTATCGGCTGGGATGTCAGCTTTGGTGAGCTTAACGTGGATGTTGCGCCATCAAACCTCGCTGGTTTTGTTGAGTTTCTGAAAGCGGACGCGACCTGCAAGTTCTCGTCGCTGGTTGATATTACCGCTGTCGACTACCCGGATCGCCCCAAGCGGTTCGACGTGGTTTATCATTTTCTGTCGATGTATCAGAACCAACGGATCCGCCTGCGTGTGTCGATCCGCGAGGATGAGATGCTGCCGTCGATCGTCGGCATTCACCCCTCGGCCAATTGGTTCGAACGGGAGGTGTTCGACATGTTCGGCATCCTGTTCACCGGCCACCCGGATCTGCGCCGCATCCTGACCGACTATGGCTTCCGCGGCTATCCGCTACGCAAGGATTTCCCGACCACTGGCTACACCGAAGTGCGCTATGATGAGGCGCAGAAGCGCGTTGTCTATGAGCCGGTCAGCCTGGTGCAGGAATACCGCCAGTTTGACTTCATGAGCCCGTGGGAGGGTGCCGAGTACATCCTGCCCGGTGACGAGAGAGAGGGGGCGAAATGA
- a CDS encoding NuoB/complex I 20 kDa subunit family protein has protein sequence MGVMTGANTAGVDKEVVTQALNAELQDKGFLLTSAEDIINWARTGSLHWMTFGLACCAVEMMHTSMPRYDAERFGIAPRASPRQSDVMIVAGTLTNKMAPALRKVYDQMPEPRYVISMGSCANGGGYYHYSYSVVRGCDRVVPVDVYVPGCPPTAEALLYGLMQLQRKIRRTGTLVR, from the coding sequence ATGGGAGTGATGACCGGAGCCAATACGGCTGGCGTCGACAAGGAAGTTGTCACCCAGGCCCTGAATGCAGAGCTGCAGGACAAAGGGTTTCTGCTGACCTCTGCCGAAGACATCATCAACTGGGCGCGCACCGGTTCACTGCACTGGATGACCTTTGGTCTGGCGTGCTGCGCGGTTGAGATGATGCACACCTCGATGCCGCGCTATGATGCGGAACGTTTCGGCATTGCGCCACGCGCCTCCCCGCGTCAGTCGGATGTGATGATCGTGGCAGGCACGCTGACCAACAAGATGGCCCCCGCTTTGCGCAAGGTCTATGACCAGATGCCCGAGCCGCGCTATGTGATCTCTATGGGATCCTGCGCCAACGGCGGTGGCTACTACCACTACAGCTATTCTGTGGTGCGTGGCTGTGACCGGGTTGTCCCCGTGGATGTCTATGTGCCTGGTTGTCCGCCCACGGCGGAGGCTCTGCTTTACGGTCTGATGCAATTGCAGCGTAAAATCCGCCGCACCGGCACCCTTGTGCGCTAA
- a CDS encoding NADH-quinone oxidoreductase subunit A → MEEMLREYLPILVFLAVAVGLGIVLILAAVVLAVRNPDPEKVSAYECGFNAFDDARMKFDVRFYLVSILFIIFDLEIAFLFPWAVGFKDMSDAGFWSMMVFLAVLTIGFAYEWKKGALEWE, encoded by the coding sequence GTGGAAGAGATGTTGCGGGAATACCTCCCGATTCTGGTGTTTCTGGCCGTAGCGGTCGGGCTTGGAATTGTTCTTATTTTGGCGGCAGTTGTGCTGGCCGTCCGCAATCCGGACCCTGAGAAGGTCAGCGCTTACGAATGCGGGTTCAACGCATTCGACGACGCGCGGATGAAGTTTGATGTCCGGTTTTACCTGGTGTCGATTCTGTTCATCATTTTTGATTTGGAAATTGCATTCCTGTTCCCTTGGGCCGTCGGCTTTAAGGATATGAGCGATGCGGGCTTCTGGTCGATGATGGTGTTCCTCGCTGTGCTGACCATTGGTTTTGCCTATGAGTGGAAGAAAGGGGCCCTGGAATGGGAGTGA